A genomic window from Halogeometricum sp. S3BR5-2 includes:
- a CDS encoding type IV pilin N-terminal domain-containing protein has protein sequence MKLKQLLADDDAVSPVIGVILMVAITVILAAVIGTFVLNLGGSVSQTTPQASFGFDFADDVGDSSTYDNVTITHETGATIDAARLNVTGPTDFGFADADGNYAGGDNSSISFADMGHGDSVSAGESVTISKQGTDDDFNGETIRVVWSAESGENSATLSEWTAPDN, from the coding sequence ATGAAGCTAAAGCAACTACTCGCTGACGACGACGCAGTCAGCCCCGTCATCGGTGTGATCCTGATGGTCGCCATTACGGTCATCCTCGCCGCAGTGATTGGGACGTTCGTCCTGAATCTTGGTGGGAGTGTCTCCCAGACGACCCCGCAGGCGTCATTCGGATTCGACTTCGCAGATGATGTCGGTGACAGTTCTACCTACGACAACGTCACCATTACCCATGAGACTGGCGCGACGATCGACGCTGCTCGACTCAACGTTACGGGCCCGACTGACTTCGGCTTCGCAGATGCAGACGGGAACTACGCTGGAGGAGACAACAGCTCCATCTCGTTCGCGGACATGGGTCACGGTGACTCCGTGAGTGCGGGTGAAAGCGTCACCATCTCGAAGCAAGGGACGGATGATGACTTCAACGGCGAGACCATTCGTGTCGTCTGGAGTGCAGAATCCGGTGAGAACTCCGCGACGCTTAGCGAGTGGACCGCCCCCGACAACTAA
- a CDS encoding type IV pilin N-terminal domain-containing protein, with protein sequence MKLKQLFTDDSAVSPVIGVILMVAITVILAAVIGTFVLNLGGSVSQTTPQASFGFEYDNSNGGGWNDSDTISVVHETGASIDADRLTVVVGGSAADENDITGWSNTVSAGSTATITYSTDSTDWDTGDSVRVVWNSENNENSATLSESTVPEA encoded by the coding sequence ATGAAACTGAAACAACTGTTCACGGACGACTCCGCTGTTTCACCGGTGATCGGCGTGATCCTGATGGTCGCCATCACGGTCATCCTCGCCGCAGTGATCGGCACGTTCGTCCTGAATCTGGGGGGAAGCGTTAGCCAGACGACGCCGCAGGCATCGTTCGGGTTTGAGTACGACAACAGCAACGGCGGCGGATGGAATGACAGCGACACAATCAGTGTTGTCCACGAAACGGGCGCTTCCATCGATGCTGACCGTCTCACGGTCGTCGTTGGTGGCAGTGCTGCTGATGAGAATGATATTACCGGCTGGTCGAACACTGTCTCGGCCGGCAGCACGGCAACCATCACGTACAGCACGGATTCAACGGACTGGGACACTGGTGACTCCGTGCGAGTCGTCTGGAATTCGGAGAACAACGAAAACTCGGCCACTCTCAGCGAATCCACGGTTCCGGAAGCATGA
- a CDS encoding DUF7526 family protein yields MLQLLWAFVRRQPLEAVTVVTAHPYDEGDEVTVQISEIELASVYR; encoded by the coding sequence CTGCTGCAACTTCTCTGGGCGTTCGTTCGTCGCCAGCCTCTCGAGGCAGTGACTGTCGTCACTGCGCACCCTTACGATGAGGGTGACGAGGTGACGGTGCAGATCTCGGAAATAGAGCTGGCTAGTGTCTACAGATGA
- a CDS encoding HD domain-containing protein encodes MMTDDLDSLLEWFDLKDELRTGWVLRNIDAPESVAAHTWGTAVLCLLYAEQENVDRQKAVTMALIHDLGEARTGDIPTRAEDGRQTISAAEKEAAERSAVTDLVGPFNHTELLSLWEEYEARDTPTAQFVKDMDLIDNCLQALKYERQDRYDETETNDHFVEFENLDEFFATAAPRFQTALGEDLFERITSEYERELGRPCQL; translated from the coding sequence ATGATGACTGACGACCTCGACTCGTTACTCGAGTGGTTCGACCTGAAGGACGAACTCCGGACGGGATGGGTGCTCCGGAACATCGACGCACCGGAATCAGTCGCAGCCCACACGTGGGGGACGGCAGTGCTGTGTCTGCTCTATGCCGAACAAGAGAATGTCGACCGCCAGAAGGCGGTGACGATGGCACTCATCCACGATCTCGGTGAAGCTCGGACGGGCGATATCCCAACTCGCGCGGAGGACGGACGCCAGACCATCTCCGCCGCCGAGAAGGAGGCGGCCGAACGGAGCGCGGTTACTGACCTCGTCGGACCATTCAACCACACCGAACTCCTGTCGCTCTGGGAAGAGTATGAGGCCCGTGACACCCCGACGGCGCAGTTCGTCAAGGACATGGATCTGATCGACAACTGTCTCCAAGCGCTCAAATACGAGCGGCAAGATCGGTACGATGAAACCGAGACGAACGACCATTTCGTCGAGTTCGAGAATTTAGACGAGTTTTTTGCGACCGCCGCGCCGCGCTTCCAGACCGCGCTCGGCGAGGACCTGTTCGAGCGAATTACATCGGAGTACGAACGAGAACTCGGCCGACCCTGTCAGCTCTGA
- a CDS encoding amino acid permease, whose amino-acid sequence MSESDTELAKDLGLLSALTIGIGTMIGAGIFVLPGVAASTAGPVVVVSFLIGGAIALVNALSVSELGTAMPKAGGGYYYVNRALGPLFGSIAGLGDWVGLAFASAFYSIGFGQYLATLVPIPGLLFLSEVQVGALVAGAVFVGVNYVGAKETGGVQTVIVTLLLAILTLFAVQGWLSFDFATLLGDGGVAPLGYGAILPGTALVFVSFLGYAKIATVAEELKNPGRNLPLAIVGSVLIVTVLYAILVSIMLGVVPWPELSQSAPLTQATQVAFPGGFAGIAVTVVTLGALLATASSANASILASARINFAMGRDRIVTNWLNEIHPSYATPYRSILVTGGIIVVFIAALGRDIEVLAKAASVLHLVVYALMNAALIVFRETDPEYDPAFRVPLYPLTPALGIVLSLGLLAFVGQEELLLSAVFVVGAIVWYLVYARRNTERRGLLGQFILDRGGDLPDPVVGAAAAVSPNGSGRSEDRPTTMVAVSNPRTEQALVTLGAALAKHEGGRLLATHVVQIPDQTSLEAAAAQRGRISQTSDRLLADARTDAEQFDVPIETQTVLSHEGFAEVFDVAREHGVDRLVIGHGGAKLAGGRVRSRLDELTHDLPCDVLVFDGQEFDPSEILLPTAGGHSSDLSAEVARALQATVGATVSVLHVADDRDEGRVFLEEWASDHELDDVELLVETGDVETAIGEAAANRSLVLVGATERGLLSRVVGESLTLSVLDEMETSVLLAERPRPRSLRERLFGRAKSAN is encoded by the coding sequence ATGAGTGAGAGCGATACGGAGCTGGCGAAAGACCTCGGGTTGCTCTCGGCGCTGACCATCGGTATCGGCACGATGATCGGTGCGGGCATCTTCGTCCTTCCCGGGGTAGCGGCCAGTACCGCAGGGCCCGTCGTGGTGGTTTCGTTTCTCATCGGTGGCGCTATCGCGCTGGTGAACGCCCTCTCCGTCTCGGAACTCGGCACGGCGATGCCGAAGGCCGGTGGCGGGTACTACTACGTCAACCGGGCGCTCGGCCCACTGTTCGGTTCCATCGCTGGGCTCGGAGACTGGGTCGGCCTCGCCTTCGCATCGGCGTTTTACAGTATCGGCTTCGGCCAATACCTCGCCACGCTGGTACCGATCCCGGGCCTCCTCTTCCTCAGTGAAGTACAGGTCGGGGCACTCGTCGCCGGCGCCGTCTTCGTCGGTGTGAACTACGTCGGTGCGAAGGAGACCGGCGGTGTCCAGACGGTCATCGTCACCCTTCTACTGGCGATCCTCACGCTGTTCGCCGTACAGGGTTGGCTCTCGTTCGACTTCGCGACCCTGCTCGGAGACGGCGGGGTGGCACCGCTCGGCTACGGTGCCATCCTCCCGGGGACGGCACTCGTGTTCGTCTCCTTCCTCGGGTACGCGAAAATCGCCACTGTCGCCGAGGAGCTAAAGAATCCGGGGCGGAACCTCCCGCTCGCTATCGTCGGGAGCGTTCTCATCGTGACGGTTCTCTATGCCATCCTCGTCAGTATCATGCTCGGCGTGGTTCCGTGGCCGGAGCTGAGCCAGTCGGCTCCGCTGACGCAGGCCACACAGGTCGCCTTCCCCGGTGGATTCGCGGGCATCGCCGTCACGGTGGTGACGTTGGGCGCGCTGTTGGCGACCGCTTCCAGCGCGAATGCTTCTATCCTCGCCTCGGCGCGCATCAACTTCGCGATGGGGCGTGACCGTATCGTCACCAACTGGCTCAACGAGATTCACCCCTCCTACGCGACTCCGTACCGCTCCATCCTCGTGACGGGTGGTATCATCGTCGTGTTCATCGCAGCGCTGGGGCGGGACATCGAGGTACTGGCGAAGGCCGCGAGCGTTCTCCACCTCGTGGTGTACGCGCTGATGAACGCCGCGCTCATCGTCTTCCGCGAGACGGATCCCGAGTACGACCCGGCGTTCCGCGTTCCGCTGTACCCACTCACGCCCGCATTGGGCATCGTGCTGTCGCTGGGGCTCCTCGCGTTCGTCGGGCAGGAAGAGTTGCTCCTGTCGGCCGTGTTCGTCGTCGGTGCGATCGTCTGGTACCTCGTCTACGCACGCCGGAATACCGAGCGCCGCGGTCTGCTCGGTCAGTTCATCCTCGACCGCGGTGGCGACCTCCCCGACCCGGTCGTCGGTGCCGCGGCGGCGGTCTCTCCCAACGGATCGGGACGCTCCGAAGACCGGCCGACTACGATGGTTGCAGTATCGAACCCCCGTACGGAACAAGCACTCGTCACACTCGGTGCCGCGTTGGCGAAACACGAAGGGGGCCGTTTACTCGCGACGCACGTCGTTCAGATTCCCGATCAGACCTCACTGGAAGCAGCCGCCGCACAGCGTGGCCGCATCTCGCAGACGTCTGACCGGCTGTTGGCCGACGCCCGTACCGACGCGGAGCAGTTCGATGTCCCGATCGAGACCCAGACAGTTCTCTCACACGAGGGGTTTGCGGAGGTATTCGACGTCGCCCGCGAACACGGGGTCGACAGGCTCGTGATCGGTCACGGTGGGGCGAAACTCGCTGGAGGACGTGTCAGGAGTCGGCTCGACGAACTGACGCACGACCTGCCCTGCGATGTCCTCGTCTTCGATGGGCAGGAGTTCGATCCCAGTGAGATACTCCTGCCGACGGCCGGCGGCCACTCCTCTGATCTCTCCGCGGAGGTCGCGCGAGCGTTGCAGGCGACGGTCGGCGCTACCGTCTCCGTATTGCACGTTGCAGACGATCGGGACGAAGGTCGTGTGTTCCTCGAGGAGTGGGCTTCCGACCACGAGTTAGACGACGTGGAACTGCTCGTCGAAACGGGTGACGTAGAGACGGCGATCGGAGAGGCGGCGGCGAATCGGTCGCTCGTTCTCGTCGGCGCGACCGAACGAGGGTTGCTGTCGCGAGTTGTCGGTGAGTCGCTGACCCTTTCGGTCCTCGATGAAATGGAGACGAGCGTGTTGCTGGCGGAGCGACCACGGCCACGGTCGCTTCGCGAACGGCTCTTCGGCCGGGCGAAGTCAGCGAACTAA
- a CDS encoding universal stress protein, producing MHLFDHLLVPVADERDAVATADALTPHLEAVDRITAVHVVQKAGGAVDKAPLVKRQQDGIELLAAVERALWDEDVVVRTRIAYGRNVAATIVDAALETDATAIAFRSRGGNRLVRWLSGDTAVRLVSNPDIPVVSLGTSDGSTTGAAPNNRARGDEVRG from the coding sequence ATGCATCTCTTCGACCATCTGCTGGTCCCCGTCGCAGACGAACGAGACGCGGTCGCGACAGCGGATGCGCTGACTCCACACCTGGAAGCTGTCGACCGGATCACGGCCGTCCACGTCGTCCAGAAGGCTGGTGGTGCGGTCGACAAGGCACCGCTCGTGAAACGACAGCAGGACGGGATCGAGTTGCTCGCGGCCGTCGAGCGAGCGCTGTGGGACGAGGACGTAGTGGTTCGGACGCGTATCGCCTACGGGAGGAACGTGGCTGCGACCATCGTCGACGCGGCACTCGAGACTGATGCCACGGCCATCGCGTTCCGGTCGCGCGGTGGGAACCGACTCGTCCGCTGGCTCTCCGGTGATACCGCCGTCAGGCTGGTCTCGAACCCGGACATCCCCGTCGTCTCGCTCGGAACGTCGGACGGGTCCACGACCGGAGCAGCCCCAAACAACCGTGCTCGCGGTGACGAGGTTCGCGGATGA
- a CDS encoding AsnC family transcriptional regulator, whose product MPYPNSDHRLDEIDRRILHALMANARNTSASTLAEQTGVSGATIRNRIHKLEDADIVRGYHTQIDFELADGKLTNLYLCDVPVTEREALAHEARSIPGVINVRSLMTGRRNLHVMAVGGSTDELRRVARRLSDLGIHIEDEDLVEEELFAPYAPFHPEDGDRAPEPNDFISLTGDASVVEVTVQPDSPIANRTLETAVREGILNADTLVIAIERGDRELTPHGDTVVQPDDIVTLLYRGGEAGDPLAAFHDAEQESNTH is encoded by the coding sequence ATGCCGTACCCCAATTCAGACCATCGGCTCGACGAAATCGACCGTCGAATCCTTCACGCACTCATGGCGAACGCTCGGAACACCTCCGCCAGTACGCTAGCCGAGCAGACTGGTGTCTCGGGGGCGACCATCCGAAACCGTATCCACAAACTGGAAGACGCGGACATCGTGCGGGGCTACCACACCCAGATTGACTTTGAGCTGGCCGACGGTAAGCTCACCAATCTCTATCTCTGTGACGTGCCGGTCACCGAACGCGAGGCGCTCGCACACGAGGCGCGCTCCATCCCGGGAGTCATCAACGTTCGGTCGCTGATGACCGGCAGGCGCAATCTCCACGTGATGGCCGTCGGTGGGAGTACGGATGAACTCCGTCGCGTCGCTCGTCGGCTCTCCGACCTCGGCATCCACATCGAGGACGAAGACCTCGTCGAGGAGGAACTGTTCGCTCCCTACGCTCCGTTCCACCCCGAAGATGGCGACCGAGCGCCCGAACCGAACGACTTCATCAGCCTCACCGGTGATGCCAGCGTCGTCGAGGTAACCGTCCAGCCCGACTCGCCTATCGCGAACCGAACGCTGGAGACGGCCGTTCGGGAGGGTATCCTCAACGCGGACACGCTCGTCATCGCCATCGAGCGCGGCGACCGTGAACTCACTCCTCACGGCGACACCGTCGTTCAACCTGACGACATCGTGACTCTGCTCTACAGGGGCGGCGAGGCCGGTGATCCACTCGCCGCCTTCCACGATGCCGAGCAGGAGTCGAATACCCACTGA
- a CDS encoding CDGSH iron-sulfur domain-containing protein, with protein sequence MYAEEDVTYPCPIGGGGIIAKRSDTDRTTMKEDVNRYHGTDIDVTYDSNRCIHVRACVDGLPGVFDPTDRPWIDLDGANPDEVAEVIERCPTGALHYERRDGAADERPPSRNTVTPVANGPLYLHGDVTLETPAGETLLEDTRIALCRCGHSENKPLCDNSHARVFDVDGVAPEDVSTTGVGEPAESDSQWEDRDAETPRKLTVTLTKNGPFRFDGTFALHGSDEHHRYDDATLCRCGGSANKPFCDGTHSEIGFSTGDEER encoded by the coding sequence GTGTACGCCGAGGAGGATGTCACCTACCCGTGCCCGATTGGCGGAGGCGGCATAATCGCTAAGCGGAGCGACACCGATAGGACGACTATGAAGGAAGACGTGAATCGGTACCACGGCACAGACATCGACGTCACGTACGACTCCAACCGTTGCATCCACGTTCGAGCGTGCGTCGACGGGCTGCCGGGGGTCTTCGATCCGACCGACCGACCGTGGATCGACCTGGACGGTGCGAATCCCGACGAGGTCGCCGAGGTCATCGAGCGGTGTCCGACCGGCGCGCTCCACTACGAGCGACGCGACGGAGCCGCCGACGAACGCCCGCCGTCACGGAACACCGTGACTCCCGTCGCTAACGGACCGCTGTATCTACACGGCGACGTGACGCTGGAAACGCCGGCCGGCGAAACGCTACTGGAAGACACGCGTATCGCGCTCTGCCGCTGTGGTCACTCCGAGAACAAGCCCCTGTGCGATAACAGTCACGCGAGAGTCTTCGACGTCGACGGAGTCGCGCCGGAGGACGTTTCCACGACCGGGGTGGGGGAGCCAGCCGAGTCTGACAGCCAGTGGGAAGATCGAGACGCAGAGACTCCCCGGAAGCTCACTGTCACGCTCACGAAGAACGGACCGTTTCGGTTCGACGGGACGTTTGCTCTCCACGGCAGTGACGAGCACCACCGCTACGATGACGCTACGCTCTGTCGGTGTGGTGGGTCCGCAAACAAGCCGTTCTGCGACGGGACACACAGCGAGATCGGATTTTCGACCGGCGACGAAGAGCGGTGA
- a CDS encoding DUF7342 family protein: protein MSETWIEQTSAFDRVKSIALTLSTPRTAAWIAEEAHVSENTARSHLSRLAELGVLATTTTDHGTGYSPDAIYTRSQDIRELIQAHTEDQLATQAVELQEELALYSTTYDVESPTALRTSIAATSLSPEKARERLEAVSDWEYAQYRLSVVRDALEHYDTYSSSHPASA, encoded by the coding sequence ATGAGCGAAACCTGGATTGAACAGACATCTGCGTTTGATCGGGTGAAGAGCATTGCTCTTACACTGTCAACCCCACGTACCGCTGCTTGGATCGCCGAGGAAGCGCACGTCTCGGAGAACACTGCTCGGAGTCACCTCTCACGGCTTGCTGAACTTGGCGTGCTCGCAACAACCACGACTGACCACGGGACTGGGTACAGTCCTGATGCCATCTACACGCGCTCACAAGATATTCGCGAACTCATCCAAGCACACACCGAAGACCAACTCGCCACACAAGCGGTTGAGCTCCAAGAAGAACTGGCGCTGTACTCGACCACGTACGACGTTGAGTCACCAACTGCACTCAGGACGTCGATTGCAGCGACCAGTCTCTCTCCGGAAAAAGCACGTGAGCGTCTCGAAGCCGTCTCTGATTGGGAATACGCACAGTATCGACTGTCAGTGGTGCGGGACGCACTCGAACACTACGACACCTACAGTTCGTCACACCCAGCGTCTGCGTGA
- a CDS encoding DUF7526 family protein yields MTEAIHSEVLHVVPPSELDEHDLTSSLQQLAESRYVIVVRKGSHPSLLQLLWAFLRRQPLEAVTIVTADPYEEGDEVTLRVEETELTGVYVVADLFDFRSLHPAEISFQ; encoded by the coding sequence GTGACCGAGGCAATTCACAGCGAGGTCCTGCACGTCGTTCCACCATCCGAGTTGGACGAGCACGATCTGACGTCCAGTCTGCAGCAGTTGGCCGAGTCGCGTTACGTCATCGTCGTCCGGAAAGGTAGTCACCCCTCGCTCTTGCAACTTCTCTGGGCGTTTCTCCGTCGCCAGCCTCTCGAGGCGGTGACCATCGTCACTGCGGACCCCTACGAAGAGGGTGACGAGGTGACGTTGCGTGTTGAAGAAACGGAGCTGACTGGCGTCTACGTCGTGGCTGATTTATTTGACTTCAGAAGCCTGCACCCCGCTGAGATCAGTTTTCAGTGA
- a CDS encoding ATP-binding protein has product MDQFVNRIDELDRLQTLYESDAAELAIIYGRRQIGKSELVRQSVANRDDAVYYQAVQGTATTQLRRFVEAAATTYPDITAVKEEWEPLLTYLTDGDAIIVIDEFPYLTDSNEGLSSVIQHLWDTAVDESQATLVLTGSAIGMIHTHVLDGGAPLYGRVSQTPNGRLELTQLPFRSIQEFVPTYDPEERIFIYGVFGGTPRYLSPLDSSQSLGENITRLLCDPNGPLHDEPETVLQMELNEVNTYFSVLESMASGNRSRNEIAQGAGIESTNTSYYFDRLETLQIIEKHHPALADPTRSKRTRYRIRDPVFRFYFRYLYGREGQYELYGENAYADLIEPELPDFVSETFESLCHQAVPALYADYQITQVPSQWWHKGREIDVVAPTDESALIAGEAKFTNTPLGYTVLADLEDDVEHIDWTPTTGGEPTYELALFSRSGFKRSVEEAADERDDIRLFDLPDIVAVLENGA; this is encoded by the coding sequence ATGGACCAGTTCGTCAATCGTATCGATGAGCTCGATCGGTTGCAGACCCTGTATGAAAGTGACGCTGCAGAACTCGCAATAATTTATGGGCGTCGTCAGATCGGGAAGAGCGAACTCGTCCGCCAGTCGGTTGCTAACCGCGACGATGCCGTGTACTACCAGGCAGTCCAAGGAACAGCGACGACACAGCTTCGGCGATTCGTCGAGGCAGCAGCGACGACCTATCCTGACATCACAGCCGTCAAGGAAGAATGGGAACCGCTCTTGACGTATCTCACCGACGGAGACGCCATCATTGTCATCGACGAATTTCCGTACCTCACCGACTCGAACGAGGGACTTTCCTCAGTCATTCAACACCTGTGGGATACGGCTGTCGACGAGAGCCAAGCGACGCTCGTACTCACAGGCTCCGCAATCGGCATGATTCATACCCACGTTCTTGATGGCGGTGCACCACTCTACGGCCGGGTATCCCAGACACCGAATGGTCGCCTCGAACTCACCCAGTTGCCGTTTCGCTCTATCCAAGAGTTCGTGCCGACATACGATCCCGAAGAACGGATATTCATCTATGGCGTCTTCGGCGGCACACCCCGATATCTGAGTCCTCTCGATTCATCACAGAGCCTCGGAGAGAACATCACGCGCCTACTGTGTGACCCGAACGGCCCGCTCCATGACGAGCCCGAAACCGTCCTCCAGATGGAGCTCAACGAGGTGAACACGTATTTCTCCGTACTGGAATCGATGGCCAGCGGGAACCGCAGTCGAAACGAGATCGCCCAGGGAGCCGGCATCGAAAGCACCAACACGTCGTACTACTTCGACCGACTGGAAACGCTCCAAATTATCGAGAAACACCATCCGGCACTCGCCGATCCGACGCGTAGCAAGCGGACTCGGTACCGGATTCGGGATCCGGTATTCCGGTTTTACTTCCGGTATCTCTACGGCCGCGAGGGACAGTACGAACTCTACGGCGAGAACGCCTACGCGGACCTCATCGAACCCGAACTGCCTGACTTTGTCAGCGAAACATTTGAATCGCTCTGTCACCAGGCGGTGCCGGCGCTCTATGCAGACTACCAAATTACACAGGTGCCAAGCCAGTGGTGGCACAAGGGTCGTGAAATAGATGTCGTCGCACCAACTGACGAGTCAGCGCTGATTGCTGGCGAAGCGAAATTTACCAACACCCCGCTCGGCTATACCGTGCTCGCGGACCTCGAAGACGACGTGGAACACATCGACTGGACCCCCACCACTGGTGGTGAGCCGACGTACGAATTGGCCTTATTCAGCCGCTCTGGGTTCAAGCGCTCTGTTGAGGAAGCTGCAGACGAACGTGATGATATCCGTCTCTTCGATTTACCCGATATCGTTGCTGTTCTCGAGAATGGAGCATGA
- a CDS encoding ABC transporter permease: MQWPLLARTEFQLLVRSKGQWLLFPAILLLGLLIGTPQPEVAEAIGATAVIAGFQIPVAVFGGFGGLLVSYRAVSHGRESGRILLIGSLPFARWEIVVGKVVGRAVAVAVPTLLAVVVGYGIGALSGRVASPVVLVGFLALSFCYLLVTVGIGVSLSTVSKSSRPAVAGIIVYFLTLTIAWVDLVSPVLYRELTGRSITPIHPPADVGLFLLQRSTPYGAFSVASNWLFDVGNSSASFNSVVLQSLPRINTNALLVSDAFGPAVPSILTEPIAVLILSIWLILPLLSGIVLFSRVDFV, encoded by the coding sequence ATGCAGTGGCCCCTCCTAGCTCGTACTGAATTCCAACTCTTGGTCCGCTCTAAGGGACAATGGCTGTTGTTCCCGGCTATACTGTTGCTCGGACTTCTTATTGGGACCCCTCAACCAGAAGTGGCAGAAGCAATTGGTGCAACAGCAGTAATCGCGGGATTCCAAATCCCAGTAGCAGTCTTTGGAGGGTTTGGAGGGCTATTAGTGTCGTACCGTGCCGTATCGCATGGGCGTGAGTCCGGCCGTATCTTGCTTATTGGCTCACTCCCCTTTGCTCGGTGGGAAATCGTCGTTGGGAAAGTAGTGGGTCGTGCAGTGGCAGTTGCAGTACCGACGCTACTTGCAGTTGTTGTTGGGTATGGCATTGGTGCGCTTAGTGGACGTGTAGCCTCACCAGTTGTGTTAGTTGGATTTCTTGCTCTCTCTTTCTGCTATCTTCTGGTTACAGTTGGGATTGGAGTCAGTCTCTCGACGGTCTCAAAATCTAGTCGACCTGCCGTTGCTGGTATCATCGTTTACTTTCTCACGCTGACGATAGCATGGGTTGATCTCGTCTCACCTGTACTCTACCGCGAACTCACCGGGCGTTCAATTACTCCAATACATCCTCCGGCAGATGTTGGTCTGTTTTTGTTACAGCGTTCAACCCCGTATGGCGCATTTTCTGTCGCTTCGAATTGGCTATTTGATGTCGGGAACTCGAGTGCGAGTTTTAATTCAGTGGTATTACAGTCACTTCCTAGAATCAATACGAACGCACTTCTGGTAAGCGATGCATTCGGCCCCGCTGTACCGTCGATTCTTACAGAACCAATCGCAGTACTGATTTTGAGCATCTGGTTAATTCTTCCCCTCCTCAGCGGGATCGTCTTGTTCAGCCGTGTCGATTTTGTTTGA
- a CDS encoding NAD(P)-dependent alcohol dehydrogenase → MSTTANERPTGTDTRMKAVVANEYGGPDVLRLYSAPKPTPEPDEVQIRVRASTVGPANSAMREGRPLPVRFFSGLRRPTSIPGDAFAGEVAAVGRDVTRFAVGDRVFGTTAPESGAHAEYVCVPENGTLELTPAGVSDAEAAAVADNGLTAMLFLRDVADLRPGQSLLVNGASGGIGTFAVQLATHVGAEVTGVCGTRNVDLVQSLGAGKIVDYTTTDVAETGETYDVIFDAVGRGSFTQFEGALSPGGLYMTTVPSVEVLLDMARTRLVGDRRAVFAATGMKPTGIRKKYLGELRDLLDVGEIRSVIGRRYPVAEIVEAHRYVDTGHKRGTAVVTID, encoded by the coding sequence ATGTCGACGACTGCCAACGAACGACCGACCGGGACCGACACGCGAATGAAAGCCGTAGTGGCCAATGAGTACGGCGGCCCGGACGTCCTCCGACTCTACTCGGCACCGAAACCCACCCCGGAGCCCGACGAGGTCCAGATCCGTGTCCGCGCGTCCACCGTCGGACCGGCCAACTCAGCCATGCGCGAGGGACGACCGCTTCCCGTCCGCTTCTTCAGCGGCCTCCGACGACCCACGTCCATCCCGGGCGATGCCTTCGCCGGGGAAGTCGCGGCCGTCGGCAGGGACGTCACGCGGTTCGCCGTCGGCGACCGGGTATTCGGGACGACCGCCCCCGAGTCGGGCGCGCACGCTGAGTACGTCTGCGTCCCCGAAAACGGCACGCTTGAACTGACGCCCGCCGGCGTGAGCGACGCTGAAGCCGCTGCCGTCGCCGACAACGGACTCACGGCGATGCTGTTCCTCCGAGACGTGGCCGACCTCCGGCCCGGCCAGTCCCTCCTCGTCAACGGCGCCTCGGGCGGCATCGGGACGTTCGCCGTCCAGCTCGCCACCCACGTCGGCGCGGAGGTCACTGGCGTCTGCGGCACCAGGAACGTCGATCTCGTGCAGTCGCTCGGCGCCGGCAAGATCGTCGACTACACGACCACCGACGTCGCCGAGACAGGCGAGACGTACGATGTGATCTTCGACGCCGTGGGCAGGGGGTCGTTCACGCAGTTCGAGGGCGCGCTGAGCCCGGGTGGCCTGTATATGACGACCGTTCCTTCGGTAGAGGTCCTCCTCGACATGGCCCGAACGAGGCTGGTCGGAGACAGACGGGCCGTTTTCGCGGCTACGGGTATGAAGCCGACGGGCATCCGGAAAAAATACCTCGGGGAGCTAAGAGACCTCCTCGACGTAGGGGAGATCCGCTCGGTAATAGGACGGCGATACCCGGTAGCGGAGATCGTTGAGGCACACCGCTACGTCGACACCGGGCACAAGCGCGGGACGGCCGTGGTTACAATCGATTAA